The Lathyrus oleraceus cultivar Zhongwan6 chromosome 5, CAAS_Psat_ZW6_1.0, whole genome shotgun sequence genome includes the window ATAAATCAACATATGCATGGGGTCTAGAAGCTAGAGTACCATTTTTGGACAAGGACTTTATCAAGGTTGCAATGGACATTGATCCTGAGTTTAAAATGGTATGATACATGAATGTGAAAAATGGCTTGAAGATGCAACATTTTATTAAGTGGTTAATCTACAATTCATTTTTTTTCAGATAAAACATGATGAAGGAAGAATTGAGAAATGGATTCTAAGAAAGGCCTTTGATGATGAAGAGAATCCATATCTGCCTAAGGTGAGTCTCTACTCACTTTTCCATTATTTGCTACACTTTCTGTGCATAATTTGTGAAACTAACATCTTGTAAATTTGATTTCATGCAGCACATTTTATATAGGCAGAAGGAACAGTTCAGTGATGGAGTAGGATATGGCTGGATTGATGGCATCAAGGACCATGCTGCAAAACATGTAAATAAAAAAATCCGactttttcttcattttattttttgtgACTATGCTTATGCAGCATGATAGCTAATAACTGGTTCTTGAAATCTTCTTATAGGTCACTGACAGAATGATGTTCAATGCTTCTCACATCTTTCCTTTCAACACTCCAAATACCAAAGAAGCATATTACTATAGAATGATCTTTGAAAGGTTTTTCCCTCAGGTATATAATGCATGAGACATTCTAACCTGTAAAGCACTGACACAGATACGACATTGATACTGACACGTAACAGACACGGATATTTTTTTTTCCAAAGGTCTCGGTGATACAGAGATCCTAACATAGTCTCTAATCAAATCTTTGTTGTTCTTTTTTGTAGAACTCGGCAAGGCTTACAGTTCCTGGAGGACCTAGTGTTGCATGCAGCACAGAGAAAGCTATTGAATGGGATGCTTCATGGTCAAACAACCTGGATCCTTCTGGTAGAGCAGCACTTGGAGTGCATGTTTCAGCTTATGAACACCAAATCAACCCAGTTACAAAAGGTGTAGAGCCAGAGAAGATTATACCAAAGATAGGAGTTTCTCCTCTTGGAGTTGCCATTCAAACCTAGTATGAGACATAGCAAGTATTACTTGCTTAAAAAACCAAGATATTATTATACTATCAGTATTCAATAAAAAGAATAACATAAAGGGAAAATTTGCCTGTTATGTATTTTATCCAGGTACATTTGTATGTATAAGCCTTTCTACTTAGCTGTATTTATGTGTTTTGATGTTGTGTAATCCACATCTTGTCTTTGcttttaattgatgtggtgatTTGAACACTTTCAGATTGTAATTTGGCTTTTTAAGAAGAGTTGTGTATTATGTTAAATTTGAATGCAAGTTTCACTATTTGAATACTACTTGAAAATATATGTCTTTACATAACTTCATTATCTAAACATCTGAACCCGAAGAGTTGGTCTGTTAGCGAAGGGTTAGATCCTAAAAGTATCTCTGAATCCTGCTAAATACTAACAATCTTTGTGTTGAACCAATCCATACAGAGTTTTGCTCTAACTTTAAACGGACGGACCCTACTAGTGGACAGTAGAATTGGTCCCCTTGAATTTGAATTTGTCCAAGGCCGGATACAAGTTTTCAAAtagtagtaataataataaatgcaTTAACTACTTAAAAAACATCAAAAAATTAGTGATAAATAATTGTGTTAATTAATCATCTAGTACTAAAGTACAAAAATTTAATAGAACAATATGGTGTAGAACAATTCATTCCAAGTATCAGGTAAACCAGGAAGACACCAATGACTGCAATCAGAGTAAATAGGGTTAGCTCTTTGTTGAGGACTTAAATCGCCACTATAAACTGAAGGATGTGCATCTTTTCTAAATGCTGATAACATTGTGATGTCTAGTAGATAAACAGGGTTGTTCATTTCTCTAATCACCATGTCTACAACCTTCATTTGTTCTGGAAATACACCGGGGTATGATGTGCCAGTAACACTGATTGGTGCAGTTTCACCATAGCAATTCTTTGATGTTGCTGCTGTTGATCCATAGATCCATTCGTTTGGGCTGCATAGCAATGTGATTGAGATTTAGCATAACTTATATACAACTCAATTTGCAATAGGTCAAGAAAATGGGCCTCAAGCCCTTTCTTTTGAGGTCTCTTTAGCCCTTAATGCCAATCATAGCACCAAAGATATTTCTAAGCTTAGGATATGATTTTCCAGTTCAACAGACACAATAATGTTATAGTACAAAATAATTTATGAGAGAGAAATCAGGTAAAGAcaatatagagagagagagagagtcaGAATCCCTACTTGGTGTGTGTCGGAGAAATTCCAAGAAAGAACACTTTGGTTCTTCTTTGATCAATATTAGTGTCCACCCAATTAGCCCATGTTTTCAAACCTCTTTCCATTGCTTCTAAACGATCCATATCTTGGTAGTATTTGCCTCCTAATTCTATATAATCCCACCTGCACTTAATCATAACCCCAAAAATCAAATTACTTTAAAGTTCTATTCTTAAAAGATCATAAAAATTATTATGAAATTGTAAAATTAAGATATAGACAAATGAACTAATATTGTAAGTGTCATGGGCTGCTTAGACCCACGACAAGGACGAAAGGCCCAATAGCAAGCATCACACAGAAAGGGGCGCAGAATAGGTGAGACCTTGCATCACACAGAAAGGGGCGCAGAATAGGTGAGACCTTACACCAGCTGAGGACAGTCATTCCGGCCTGCAGCACAGTTCCCACCGTTGGATATGATCGGACGGTCACCCTCATGAGACGCTAGATCTCATGGAGACGGTTTTAACCGCTTGTCCGTGCCCCTTAGCCTCGACTGGGGGCAACTGTTCCGAGTTGGCCAAAATAGTCTCACGTTGCTTGGGATCAAGGCTACCTGTAGCTTATATATGACACTCATACACCTCAACCAACGAGACACCTTTTCTAAATGACCCCTCCTTTAGAAAGACACCTCGTTGGATTGAGGTGTGTGACTCTTGTATATAAATTATCATTAGCCTCGACTTTCAAGCAATGTAAGACTATTTTGGTCGGAACAATAAACATTTTGTTGAATAAACTTTTATAATAAAAGTGAATTAAAGAAAGGCATTTGCCTACCCTTTAAGAGATCCTTGATGTGTCCACCAATGTCCAGAGTTAAAGGACAATATATCAGCATCCCTCCATGCATCTCCATTCCCATCTACCTCCTCAAGCTTCAAAACTCTCTTCCCTTGGGCCACATCAATCTCCACCAGATAAGGAGCTTTATGAAAAGAAATGGTCACACCATAGTCCTGCACATACCATATCAAAACTCATTCAAAAACTTTTGTTTTGCAGCTGTAAAATGTGACACTCATGTGACATAAGTCTACTTTACTTTATACATGCATCAACAGCATGAACACTGATTTGCTTCCAGTTTGCATCAACTAGCCCAATACATAAATAATGGCCTAATAGTTACTACACTTTTGTGTCCCCATCAAAAACACCTTTTTCCACTAGATACTTTGTTCTATCATCAATAATAACAATAACCTAACTCCCCCTGATTTTTAAAGAGGATTAACAAAGAGGGCTAAAAAACTTTCCTTTTTCATGTgaacaaaaattgaaaaaaaaaatcacaaaacCCCAATTTAAAAAATTGAAACTTTTAAGGAAATATTAGGTGGGTAATCATAATCAATTCAACAAAAGAAAAACTCACCAAGAATCTGAAGGTTGAGAGAATCTCTCCCCTAACAAGCTGTGTTTGTGACTGAGGCACTGCAGTATATATCATACAAATCAATGATTCCCATTGATTCCTCCCCAAAGAATCACCAACAAACATAATACTCTTCCCTTTCATTCCCATCAGAAACTGAACACCATTGAACCTAACAACAGCAAGCTACAGAACCATTCAGAggaaacaaacaaacaaacaacacagcacaaaacaaaacaaaaaaattcAATCTTTATGACTCTTGTTACCTTGGAAGCTCACAGTTGAGTGGTCTCCATCTATATTTAAGGTAATTAGTATCAGGACGACCAAACATTTTGCAGTTGAACTGCGGATCTATCATGGGACAGTTTAAGGATTGGTAAAAAGGGTAAGTGTCATCAGGAATCCATGTTCCTACAAACAATGCACAGTTAGTTTGGTTAGCATGAATCATTGGTCTTTGATGGTGAGGATTGTTGTGGCGGTTTTTCAAACTGTATAGAATAGCTGAAGAAGCTATGTGACATTGAAGGGTGAGTATGAAAAAAAGAAGATAAAACAATGAAGAAAGGGTTAACATTATTGGAGAAGGTGAtagagaaaaagggttgaagagGGGGAGGGATATTTGGACTGTTTTGAAATTTATATGTAAAAAAgtttagttttttattttattttttgtgaaaaaataaatatttttgttGAGATTTTGAATGTGAATGTGAATGTGATGTGAGTATGGGATGGGAATTGGGAAGAAGGGAGAGAGAATGTGTTTGTGAATCTGTCTGTCTACCACATGATATGAGATGTGGTTTTTTTGTTTTGGTGAAAAGCCACTTGCTTTTTATGTTGGGGATGTAAGATTCTTTAATGAAATGAATTGACTCAAGAGAAGGGTATTTAGGTTGGGTTTTGAAAAGATGTAAATGTTAGAATATTTAAATATCTTATAAATATTTAGTAGTATTATTTTAGGATATTTAGAATATTTAAATATCTTATAAATCATGTTGGGGATGTAGTATTATTTTAGGGGTTTTACTAGCTTGTGTTTTTTAAAACTATGTGTTAATGAGTATAAAATTTTGTATTAAAAATAATTGTGTTTAAACTTTTGAATAATTGAATGCATGATATTTTTaaaagaacattttttattttaagtTCTTTTTTAAAATCAAACTAAACCAAATCAAACAGTATGTTACAATATAAATTTCATTTATCCATCATCCAACTCAAACTCCAAACTTATTATATTTTAACTTTATAACTATTAACTATTTTCTCTTACTTACATTTAGAGTATCAATTTCAGCCTTCTCAAATCTATCATAATAGTATCACGCAttacttttattttatttgtaaTGTAAGTCTCTCCTGTTTTACTATAATCTctcaatcttttcatttttatgttactattttctcttccaattacaTTTTTATCGCACATTTCTTTTATAATCTTACatttcttctattctttctttttcatcttttcTAATCTTTCTCATCCTctatttttttctattttattatAATATCTTTGATATTGTTTTATGCTActattttatgttttttattcTATTTTTGTTTAATCTGATTTTTGTATATCGTATGAGaagtttttgtctaaatatgatgagttttgatgttatttGGTAATGCATGAATGATGAAACACAAAGTTATTATGTTGTTCTCTATATGTGTATGTATGTatggctcaataaaaatattgtaaaaaacCGAATCAATTTAGACCGCATTGATAAGTGCTTCAACATCAAAGAACAATGGAGTTTCATGACTCCCATACATTTGCATGAAAAAAAGAGTTGTACTATTCAGATAAGCCATAAAGAATTGAATCAATCTGATCTTGTTCGGTGACAAAATCACCAACTGCTAAGAGCGAGTTAGCAAACGATTTCACAACAAGAACATATTCAGTTACAATTTTGTTTCATTTCTTCATAGATATCAGTTCAACCTGCAGTTGCTTGACACGAGTTTCATGTGGACATTGAAGTAGCGATGTATTTTATCCCATACTTAGAAAGTGTGTTTGCAAGACAACATCGTTGGTAATACAGATTCAAAGATGGTCGAAAGGAGACAAATGAACACGACCTGAACAATCCAAGTTTCATATTCTGCAGATACATTCACATCAACGCGATATTGTTCATTCTTGAACTTCGGTAGAGTTTGAGGGTTCACTATTGATTTGTGCACTCTATGAGTGAGTATGACGCCTTCAACTTGCTAGTTTCATATGAGACAATTGTTCTCTTGAAGCTTGATTTAGAATTTCAGGCCGAAATAACAAGATGAATTTGAATCAGAAGTATTGCCAAGAAATTCAGATGTTGGTAGTGCAAGTGAGCCAACGATTGCAGCTGAGGAGGAATCCACCATGGTAGCTCCAAGAGAAAGGTAGAAGATGAAGTTTGATTTGTTAGAGCTAATCGAAAAACGGTTGAAACGGTTAGAGAATTGTTAAAGTGGAAGAGGTCAAAACCAATGAATGATACCATATTAAATTT containing:
- the LOC127084555 gene encoding protein PMR5 precursor — translated: MLTLSSLFYLLFFILTLQCHIASSAILYSLKNRHNNPHHQRPMIHANQTNCALFVGTWIPDDTYPFYQSLNCPMIDPQFNCKMFGRPDTNYLKYRWRPLNCELPRFNGVQFLMGMKGKSIMFVGDSLGRNQWESLICMIYTAVPQSQTQLVRGEILSTFRFLDYGVTISFHKAPYLVEIDVAQGKRVLKLEEVDGNGDAWRDADILSFNSGHWWTHQGSLKGWDYIELGGKYYQDMDRLEAMERGLKTWANWVDTNIDQRRTKVFFLGISPTHTNPNEWIYGSTAATSKNCYGETAPISVTGTSYPGVFPEQMKVVDMVIREMNNPVYLLDITMLSAFRKDAHPSVYSGDLSPQQRANPIYSDCSHWCLPGLPDTWNELFYTILFY